One window of Caldisericota bacterium genomic DNA carries:
- a CDS encoding substrate-binding domain-containing protein, which yields MKKVLTVFMGVCILITLLTGCNERESKSLKLSVSHAGSLAQPIRETEDSFVQEKGIDITVEDESHGSVTVVKNVCELHKLIDVVAVADYSLIPQYLIPDYADWYIQFASNKLVIAYTNNSRFKEEINEDNWYDVIRRDGVEFGYSDPDADPCGYRTRLMFKLASIYYEDEGLENKIVASCPMRNIRPKAVELVAQLQSGELDYAFEYLSVAVQNGLEYMELPDQLSFGSVEYADFYGQATFTMKDGKVVKGAPICYGVTIPKNALNKELAIEFVDYLLSEKGKEIFAQNGQPFVLFKTNVPVNELPEALRKYFEE from the coding sequence ATGAAAAAGGTTTTAACAGTTTTTATGGGAGTATGTATTTTGATTACTTTACTTACGGGATGTAACGAACGAGAGAGTAAAAGTCTTAAATTGTCGGTGAGTCATGCAGGAAGTCTTGCGCAACCTATTAGAGAAACGGAAGATTCGTTTGTTCAAGAAAAAGGTATAGATATTACGGTTGAAGATGAATCGCATGGCAGCGTAACGGTTGTTAAGAATGTCTGTGAACTTCATAAATTGATTGATGTCGTTGCGGTTGCGGATTATTCACTAATTCCTCAGTATCTTATTCCGGATTATGCTGATTGGTATATTCAATTTGCAAGCAATAAGCTTGTTATTGCCTATACGAACAACAGCAGGTTTAAAGAGGAGATAAACGAAGACAACTGGTATGATGTTATTAGAAGAGATGGTGTAGAATTCGGATATTCTGACCCGGATGCTGATCCGTGTGGTTATAGAACGCGGTTGATGTTTAAACTTGCAAGTATTTATTATGAAGATGAAGGTCTGGAGAATAAAATTGTGGCGTCATGTCCTATGCGAAACATAAGGCCAAAGGCGGTGGAACTGGTTGCACAGCTTCAATCGGGCGAATTGGATTATGCATTTGAATATCTGTCAGTTGCTGTGCAGAATGGCTTGGAGTATATGGAGCTTCCGGACCAGCTGAGTTTTGGCAGCGTTGAGTATGCTGATTTTTACGGGCAAGCGACATTTACGATGAAAGATGGCAAAGTTGTGAAGGGTGCGCCTATCTGTTATGGCGTTACTATTCCGAAGAATGCTTTGAATAAAGAGCTTGCCATTGAGTTTGTTGATTATCTTTTGAGCGAAAAAGGTAAAGAAATCTTTGCGCAAAACGGACAGCCATTTGTGCTGTTTAAAACAAATGTGCCTGTCAATGAACTGCCGGAAGCTTTGAGAAAATATTTTGAGGAATGA